The following are from one region of the Stanieria sp. NIES-3757 genome:
- a CDS encoding adenylate cyclase, which translates to MAKEIERKYLVKGEQWRTLATGIIYRQGYIPTAGNQTVRVRVVGEQGYLTIKGPRIGISRTEFEYLIPLEDAQEMLLNLCAKPLIEKKRYKIKYQDLIWEVDEFFGENAGLIIAEVELESENQLIHLPDWIDCEVTDPKYFNSNLIKHPYSKW; encoded by the coding sequence ATGGCTAAAGAGATAGAAAGAAAATATCTAGTTAAAGGAGAACAATGGCGTACTTTAGCAACAGGAATAATTTATCGTCAAGGATATATTCCGACAGCAGGAAACCAAACTGTTCGAGTCCGCGTGGTTGGTGAGCAAGGATATTTAACGATTAAAGGACCAAGAATTGGTATTTCCAGAACAGAATTTGAATATTTGATTCCCTTAGAAGATGCTCAAGAAATGCTACTTAATCTCTGTGCTAAACCTTTAATCGAAAAGAAACGATATAAAATAAAATATCAAGATTTGATTTGGGAAGTTGATGAGTTTTTTGGCGAAAATGCAGGTTTAATTATTGCCGAAGTAGAATTAGAATCAGAAAATCAATTGATTCATTTACCCGATTGGATCGATTGCGAAGTAACCGATCCAAAATATTTTAACTCTAATTTAATTAAACATCCTTACAGTAAATGGTAA
- a CDS encoding two-component sensor histidine kinase, with protein sequence MFNSSGLSLQLSPKLNSINNVNLLILTDKVTELEAIIKTLETAEVNFTYEATNVEESYIDLENQVYDAILYNYCSSKNYSICESPLDRIDWWLTNPIKIPLIFITDCLGDEIATQCIQSGVNGYVLKHKLYKLPRILEKALVNFHQYQQQLERKKQQEEYIQKLEQEKREWLVAEAAKQEFISHLNHELRNPIAAILGFARMLKEEIYGSLNPKQMQYISGIASTGEHLLELVNDYLDLAKLEAQKEELFLENLAVEDICRASLAIVEDKARQKGLDLILNISKKVDFCVADKLRLKQILVNLLSNAVKFTQEGSVTLQVQFHKNMLKFAVIDTGIGISQADCQKLFQPFQQIHTPLHRLHKGTGLGLALSQKLARLHGGDITLTSEAGKGSCFTLSIPRLEKNEL encoded by the coding sequence ATGTTTAATAGTTCTGGATTGAGTTTACAATTATCACCAAAACTTAATTCGATTAACAATGTGAATCTGTTAATTTTGACAGACAAAGTTACCGAGCTAGAAGCAATCATTAAAACATTAGAAACGGCAGAAGTAAATTTCACTTATGAAGCTACTAATGTTGAAGAATCTTATATTGATTTAGAGAATCAAGTCTATGATGCTATCTTATACAATTACTGTTCATCTAAAAATTATTCTATCTGTGAATCTCCCTTAGATCGAATAGATTGGTGGCTAACTAATCCTATAAAAATTCCTTTAATCTTCATCACAGATTGTTTAGGAGATGAAATAGCTACTCAATGTATTCAATCGGGTGTCAATGGATATGTTTTGAAACATAAACTTTATAAACTTCCCAGAATTTTAGAAAAAGCTTTAGTTAATTTTCATCAATATCAACAACAACTCGAACGCAAGAAACAACAAGAAGAATATATTCAAAAACTAGAGCAAGAAAAACGAGAATGGCTAGTAGCAGAAGCTGCTAAACAAGAGTTTATTTCTCATTTAAATCATGAACTTCGCAATCCCATCGCAGCTATTTTAGGGTTTGCCAGAATGTTAAAAGAAGAAATTTACGGTTCTCTTAATCCTAAACAAATGCAATATATTAGTGGTATTGCTAGCACAGGAGAACATCTTTTAGAGTTGGTTAATGACTATTTAGATTTAGCCAAACTAGAAGCTCAAAAAGAAGAATTATTTTTAGAAAATTTAGCAGTAGAAGATATTTGTCGTGCTTCTTTAGCCATAGTGGAAGACAAAGCTCGACAAAAAGGACTAGACTTAATTTTAAACATCAGTAAAAAAGTAGATTTTTGTGTAGCCGATAAATTACGTTTAAAACAAATCTTAGTTAATTTACTTTCTAATGCAGTGAAATTTACTCAAGAAGGTTCGGTTACTTTACAAGTACAGTTCCACAAAAATATGCTTAAGTTTGCGGTAATCGATACAGGAATTGGTATTTCTCAAGCAGACTGTCAAAAACTTTTTCAACCCTTTCAACAAATTCATACCCCTCTTCATCGCCTTCATAAAGGCACTGGTTTAGGATTAGCTTTATCCCAAAAATTAGCTAGACTACATGGTGGTGACATTACACTTACTTCAGAAGCTGGAAAAGGTAGCTGTTTTACTTTATCTATACCTCGTCTGGAAAAGAATGAATTATAG
- a CDS encoding hypothetical protein (type IV pilus biogenesis protein PilI homolog), with protein MNIVRVFTIAKNGFQEVIRDRILYFVGFFSLLLILAVRLIPEIAAGTHEKILLDFGIGSIALLSVVVAIFVGTSLINKEIEKRTLLMLIPKPISRAELIVGKHLGLVAVLVVMVGIMMTIYLGMMSFSAISYPLVALAISAGYLLLELSLLIAVAILFGVFTSSILATLLSFGVYLMGHFSQDLVELGKLSKNESIETLTTSLYLVLPDLSRLDLKNEAVYGLLPNYTDLFGHALYGLLYTILLLIIAMIIFSQKEF; from the coding sequence ATGAATATAGTAAGAGTATTTACGATTGCTAAAAACGGGTTTCAAGAAGTAATTCGCGATCGCATTCTTTATTTTGTTGGTTTCTTTTCCTTATTACTAATTCTTGCGGTTAGATTAATTCCAGAAATTGCTGCTGGTACTCACGAAAAAATTTTACTAGATTTTGGCATTGGTTCAATTGCTTTATTAAGCGTAGTAGTTGCAATCTTTGTGGGTACGAGTTTAATCAATAAAGAGATTGAAAAGCGTACTCTACTAATGTTAATTCCTAAACCAATTAGTCGAGCCGAATTAATTGTCGGCAAACACTTAGGTTTAGTCGCCGTACTAGTTGTCATGGTAGGAATCATGATGACAATCTATCTAGGAATGATGAGTTTCTCCGCAATTTCTTATCCTCTCGTAGCTTTAGCAATTTCTGCTGGTTACCTCTTGCTAGAGTTGTCATTATTAATAGCAGTTGCAATACTTTTCGGTGTATTCACCAGTTCTATCTTGGCAACTCTTTTAAGTTTTGGTGTATATTTGATGGGACACTTTAGTCAAGACTTAGTAGAATTAGGTAAATTAAGCAAGAATGAAAGCATTGAAACTTTAACTACAAGTTTGTATCTAGTATTACCAGATTTATCTCGGCTCGATCTTAAAAATGAAGCTGTCTATGGCTTATTACCCAACTATACCGATTTATTTGGTCATGCTCTTTATGGTTTATTGTATACCATTTTACTTTTGATTATTGCCATGATTATTTTCTCTCAAAAAGAATTTTAA
- a CDS encoding ExsB family protein encodes MLEPLDYLVGMIQAKLTQLTSLFQEMERALIAYSGGVDSTLVAKVAYDVLGDRALAITAVSPSLLPEELEEASIQAAVIGIKHELVETQEMDNPNYTSNPTNRCYFCKSELHDTLKPLAIARGYPYVVDGVNADDLQDYRPGIQAAKERGARSPLAELGITKMEVREISRHLGLTWWDKPAQPCLSSRFPYGEEITVAKLQRVGRAEIYLRQLGYQNLRVRSFGDTAKIELPSEQIQEFILKVNLPELVSKFKELGFLYVTLDLEGYRSGKLNQVLSLSK; translated from the coding sequence TTGTTAGAACCTCTTGATTATTTAGTCGGAATGATTCAAGCAAAATTAACGCAACTAACCAGCTTATTTCAAGAGATGGAGCGAGCTTTAATCGCTTATTCTGGCGGTGTAGATAGTACTTTAGTCGCCAAAGTTGCTTATGATGTTTTGGGCGATCGCGCTTTGGCAATCACAGCAGTTTCTCCTTCCTTATTACCAGAAGAATTAGAAGAAGCAAGCATCCAAGCAGCAGTAATTGGGATCAAACACGAGTTAGTTGAAACCCAGGAAATGGACAACCCCAATTACACCTCCAATCCAACTAATCGCTGTTATTTTTGTAAAAGTGAACTACATGACACCTTAAAACCCTTAGCTATAGCTAGAGGTTATCCTTACGTAGTTGATGGGGTAAATGCCGATGACTTACAAGACTACCGCCCAGGAATTCAAGCAGCTAAAGAAAGAGGAGCGCGATCGCCTTTAGCAGAATTGGGTATAACTAAAATGGAGGTAAGAGAAATTTCCCGTCATTTAGGACTTACTTGGTGGGATAAACCAGCACAACCCTGTCTAAGCTCTCGTTTTCCTTACGGAGAAGAAATTACGGTTGCTAAATTACAAAGAGTAGGAAGAGCAGAAATTTATTTACGGCAATTAGGTTATCAAAATTTACGAGTTCGTAGTTTTGGAGATACTGCCAAAATAGAATTACCTAGTGAACAAATTCAAGAATTCATCCTCAAGGTTAATTTACCTGAATTAGTTAGCAAATTTAAAGAGCTTGGTTTTCTGTATGTCACTCTCGATCTCGAAGGTTATCGCAGTGGTAAATTGAATCAAGTTTTAAGCTTGTCCAAATAA
- a CDS encoding Inositol-phosphate phosphatase, translated as MKNFWDRVLQFCQTTTEIIGDRLINDFGKLQAIHKEDGSLVTKADRWADNEIRTAIINTFPDHGVLTEETTQIFPDSQWCWIVDPIDGTTNFTRGVPIWAISLGLLYEGTPVFGFVYLPQLRQFFYGYWGGNSGLEIPTGAYLNNQPIHTTHDSPSKSHLFNFCARSTEVLKNPFPCKIRMIGVASYNLLLVAAGAAMGGVEATPKIWDLAAVWVIVQAAGGKFIFLDSKPVFPLQIGQNYGDLSLPCLVVSREELITEFLPLVEFLGKAN; from the coding sequence ATGAAAAATTTTTGGGATCGAGTTTTACAATTCTGCCAAACTACAACTGAAATAATCGGCGATCGCTTGATTAATGATTTTGGAAAATTACAAGCAATTCATAAAGAAGATGGTAGTTTAGTTACTAAAGCCGATCGCTGGGCAGATAACGAAATAAGAACAGCAATTATTAATACTTTCCCCGATCATGGGGTACTAACTGAAGAAACTACCCAAATTTTTCCTGATTCTCAATGGTGTTGGATTGTCGATCCAATTGACGGCACAACTAATTTTACTCGTGGTGTACCTATTTGGGCAATTTCTCTAGGGTTATTGTATGAAGGTACACCTGTTTTTGGTTTTGTTTATTTACCTCAACTAAGACAATTTTTTTATGGTTATTGGGGTGGTAATTCTGGACTAGAAATACCCACAGGTGCATATCTTAATAACCAACCAATTCATACCACGCACGATTCTCCTAGCAAAAGTCATCTCTTTAACTTCTGCGCTCGCAGTACTGAGGTACTTAAAAATCCCTTTCCTTGTAAAATTAGAATGATTGGCGTTGCCAGTTACAATTTACTCTTGGTAGCTGCTGGTGCAGCGATGGGTGGAGTAGAAGCAACCCCAAAAATCTGGGATTTAGCAGCCGTTTGGGTGATTGTTCAAGCTGCTGGGGGTAAATTTATCTTTTTAGACTCAAAACCTGTTTTTCCCCTCCAAATCGGTCAAAATTACGGCGATCTTTCCTTGCCTTGTTTAGTCGTCAGTCGAGAAGAATTAATTACAGAGTTTTTACCTTTAGTAGAGTTTTTAGGCAAAGCTAATTAA